A genome region from Leguminivora glycinivorella isolate SPB_JAAS2020 chromosome 13, LegGlyc_1.1, whole genome shotgun sequence includes the following:
- the LOC125232537 gene encoding uncharacterized protein LOC125232537, producing MIYKWWHRWVRKKTNPIPVDQAFLWKRRFSIAYGLLAWNALGIVLYCMVQGKSDWAHYYGLKSDEEHNMAPGRAWANTLGIKNAKVYRVAGLKKVDEYDIVEGEEVRTKKPEKSTESELITE from the exons ATGATTTACAAGTGGTGGCACCGATGGGTTCGTAAGAAGACCAACCCCATCCCTGTTGATCAAGCCTTCCTTTGGAAGCGCCGTTTCAGTATAGCTTACGGGTTGCTGGCATGGAATGCACTTGGAATAGTGTTGTACTGTATGGTGCAAGGAAAATCGGACTGGGCCCATTACTATGGTCTTAAATCAGATGAAGAACACAACATGGCCCCAG GAAGAGCATGGGCTAACACACTTGGAATAAAAAATGCTAAGGTGTATAGAGTTGCAGGGTtgaaaaaagtagatgaataTGACATAGTGGAGGGAGAAGAGGTGAGAACTAAAAAGCCGGAAAAAT
- the LOC125232563 gene encoding RNA polymerase II degradation factor 1-like isoform X2, giving the protein MSSGLLICVKQNKFFWGLYKSKGSTIKADQINVLRKQYDAFLEEDKKRKERNEHILEKLDNMRLSNTVARYKPNVYLDQRLTFKCIGEVPNDTHPHPQTDQPAMVNPLKKFRETAPTDLGLLSKPMDETLFLKEISKKYILIPKLTSIAGVDYIPRAITQDNNNDGDWKSKYSILDKLKQNEKEETNSFSVLKDNGKTFLDDIPTKDLKYRFDDEGSSPKDDQKDEIADRVRACQDKDGTLNITTDINKESTIRKPAGAPNLNTHSVVFNTDTYSGVKQPDQSPAGVETPTHQYDYPTQEVSGAQLASQKTGGRHDSTYNDKHENEDSEKLSPVVNDIMHVEEIDPIKPETHETKSYHLNAADSEKLQYPIDIINVQDFTPAEGVKLVDGVNINPESNAAVQQTYLAPNDQNATQASEHAYQPAGHQPQGDVQQGSQPTISSEEVYLPGVNQPSGDDHYVSEPTAAGEQVYLPGDQQPPSGDQYVSQPLAAAAEQQQHVTENTEQHQPNTYDPTGELASEIQAFEDEQNQMFYSEQANYQDYNQDSNIVDGYSADTNYDPLALYGSVQQQAAYPVEINEHEETSQRYDPCYEEQYAAREADQMYTEQQQYSEQQYAEQQYSDQQYPDQQQYSDKQYTEQQQYDGQQYGEQQQYAEQQGYTDQQQGEPIIATLQEYDEAYTLQEQTMEQIEQQLDEELNVPSQGSVGDIVDESTMYTQNEGVAAEQHVENLNPQPITPKV; this is encoded by the exons ATGTCTTCAGGTTTACTTATTTGtgtcaaacaaaataaattcttCTGGGGCTTATACAAGTCCAAGGGATCCAC AATTAAAGCGGATCAGATCAACGTTTTGAGGAAGCAGTATGACGCTTTTTTGGAGGAGGATAAAAAACGCAAAGAGCGCAATGAACACATCTTGGAGAAGCTCGACAATATGCGCTTGTCTAACACCGTGGCACGATACAAG CCAAATGTCTATCTAGACCAGAGATTAACTTTTAAATGCATCGGAGAGGTGCCAAATGACACACATCCTCATCCACAAACAGATCAGCCAGCTATGGTAAATCCTCTGAAGAAGTTTAGAGAAACAGCACCAACTGATCTCGGTCTACTCTCCAAGCCCATGGACGAGACATTGTTCCTAAAGGAAATTAGTAAAAAATACATACTGATTCCTAAGTTAACATCCATCGCTGGCGTAGATTACATTCCCAGAGCAATAACACAGGATAACAATAACGACGGAGATTGGAAGAGTAAATATAGCATTTTAGATAAACTTAAACAGAATGAAAAAGAAGAGACGAATAGCTTCTCTGTTTTGAAAGACAATGGCAAAACTTTCTTAGATGATATTCCAACCAAGGATCTTAAATACAGGTTCGATGATGAAGGAAGTTCTCCAAAAGATGATCAGAAAGATGAAATTGCAGACCGTGTTCGAGCTTGTCAAGATAAAGATGGAACTTTAAATATTACTACCGACATTAATAAGGAAAGTACAATAAGAAAGCCTGCGGGAGCTCCAAATTTAAACACTCATTCTGTCGTATTTAACACTGATACATATAGTGGAGTAAAACAGCCAGACCAAAGTCCAGCAGGTGTTGAGACACCCACCCACCAATATGATTATCCTACACAAGAAGTTAGTGGAGCTCAGCTAGCTTCGCAAAAAACTGGAGGTCGACATGATTCAACATACAATGATAAACATGAAAATGAAGATAGCGAAAAGCTGTCTCCTGTTGTAAACGATATAATGCATGTAGAAGAAATTGATCCTATTAAACCAGAAACGCATGAAACTAAAAGTTATCACTTGAACGCAGCTGATTCCGAAAAACTGCAATATCCCATTGACATTATAAATGTTCAGGACTTTACGCCAGCAGAAGGCGTAAAATTGGTAGATGGAGTAAATATTAATCCAGAGAGTAACGCCGCCGTACAACAGACATATTTGGCACCTAATGACCAGAACGCAACTCAAGCATCAGAACATGCATATCAGCCAGCGGGTCACCAACCACAAGGTGATGTTCAGCAAGGATCTCAACCTACAATCTCTTCTGAAGAAGTATATCTACCTGGGGTTAATCAGCCATCTGGCGATGACCATTACGTTTCTGAACCAACCGCAGCTGGTGAGCAAGTGTATCTACCAGGGGATCAGCAGCCGCCAAGTGGTGATCAGTATGTCTCTCAACCACTTGCAGCTGCCGCAGAACAGCAACAGCATGTTACAGAGAATACAGAACAGCATCAACCAAATACTTATGATCCAACGGGGGAGTTGGCATCAGAAATCCAAGCATTTGAAGATGAGCAGAACCAAATGTTTTATTCAGAACAGGCAAATTACCAGGATTACAATCAAGATTCAAATATAGTTGATGGTTACAGTGCTGACACGAATTACGATCCCTTAGCCTTATATGGAAGTGTGCAACAGCAGGCTGCATATCCTGTAGAAATTAACGAACATGAAGAAACTTCACAACGGTATGATCCTTGCTACGAGGAACAGTATGCGGCCCGGGAAGCAGACCaaatgtatactgaacaacaGCAATACAGCGAACAACAATATGCCGAACAACAATATAGCGATCAGCAATATCCTGACCAACAACAGTATAGCGATAAGCAATATACTGAACAGCAGCAATATGATGGACAACAATATGGTGAACAACAACAATATGCTGAACAGCAAGGTTATACTGATCAACAACAAGGTGAACCTATCATAGCAACTCTTCAGGAATATGACGAAGCATATACATTACAAGAACAGACCATGGAGCAAATTGAACAACAACTCGATGAGGAACTTAATGTTCCAAGTCAAGGTTCTGTGGGGGATATTGTGGACGAATCTACAATGTACACTCAGAATGAGGGAGTTGCAGCTGAACAACATGTTGAAAACCTGAACCCACAACCTATCACTCCTAAAGTATAA
- the LOC125232563 gene encoding RNA polymerase II degradation factor 1-like isoform X1, which yields MALLCLQRYHESSLCRGPRDETPGLMGRSKKKIKADQINVLRKQYDAFLEEDKKRKERNEHILEKLDNMRLSNTVARYKPNVYLDQRLTFKCIGEVPNDTHPHPQTDQPAMVNPLKKFRETAPTDLGLLSKPMDETLFLKEISKKYILIPKLTSIAGVDYIPRAITQDNNNDGDWKSKYSILDKLKQNEKEETNSFSVLKDNGKTFLDDIPTKDLKYRFDDEGSSPKDDQKDEIADRVRACQDKDGTLNITTDINKESTIRKPAGAPNLNTHSVVFNTDTYSGVKQPDQSPAGVETPTHQYDYPTQEVSGAQLASQKTGGRHDSTYNDKHENEDSEKLSPVVNDIMHVEEIDPIKPETHETKSYHLNAADSEKLQYPIDIINVQDFTPAEGVKLVDGVNINPESNAAVQQTYLAPNDQNATQASEHAYQPAGHQPQGDVQQGSQPTISSEEVYLPGVNQPSGDDHYVSEPTAAGEQVYLPGDQQPPSGDQYVSQPLAAAAEQQQHVTENTEQHQPNTYDPTGELASEIQAFEDEQNQMFYSEQANYQDYNQDSNIVDGYSADTNYDPLALYGSVQQQAAYPVEINEHEETSQRYDPCYEEQYAAREADQMYTEQQQYSEQQYAEQQYSDQQYPDQQQYSDKQYTEQQQYDGQQYGEQQQYAEQQGYTDQQQGEPIIATLQEYDEAYTLQEQTMEQIEQQLDEELNVPSQGSVGDIVDESTMYTQNEGVAAEQHVENLNPQPITPKV from the exons ATGGCATTGCTTTGTTTACAACGGTACCATGAGAGCAGTCTGTGCCGAGGACCGCGGGACGAAACACCTGGCCTTATGGGGAGATCTAAAAAGAA AATTAAAGCGGATCAGATCAACGTTTTGAGGAAGCAGTATGACGCTTTTTTGGAGGAGGATAAAAAACGCAAAGAGCGCAATGAACACATCTTGGAGAAGCTCGACAATATGCGCTTGTCTAACACCGTGGCACGATACAAG CCAAATGTCTATCTAGACCAGAGATTAACTTTTAAATGCATCGGAGAGGTGCCAAATGACACACATCCTCATCCACAAACAGATCAGCCAGCTATGGTAAATCCTCTGAAGAAGTTTAGAGAAACAGCACCAACTGATCTCGGTCTACTCTCCAAGCCCATGGACGAGACATTGTTCCTAAAGGAAATTAGTAAAAAATACATACTGATTCCTAAGTTAACATCCATCGCTGGCGTAGATTACATTCCCAGAGCAATAACACAGGATAACAATAACGACGGAGATTGGAAGAGTAAATATAGCATTTTAGATAAACTTAAACAGAATGAAAAAGAAGAGACGAATAGCTTCTCTGTTTTGAAAGACAATGGCAAAACTTTCTTAGATGATATTCCAACCAAGGATCTTAAATACAGGTTCGATGATGAAGGAAGTTCTCCAAAAGATGATCAGAAAGATGAAATTGCAGACCGTGTTCGAGCTTGTCAAGATAAAGATGGAACTTTAAATATTACTACCGACATTAATAAGGAAAGTACAATAAGAAAGCCTGCGGGAGCTCCAAATTTAAACACTCATTCTGTCGTATTTAACACTGATACATATAGTGGAGTAAAACAGCCAGACCAAAGTCCAGCAGGTGTTGAGACACCCACCCACCAATATGATTATCCTACACAAGAAGTTAGTGGAGCTCAGCTAGCTTCGCAAAAAACTGGAGGTCGACATGATTCAACATACAATGATAAACATGAAAATGAAGATAGCGAAAAGCTGTCTCCTGTTGTAAACGATATAATGCATGTAGAAGAAATTGATCCTATTAAACCAGAAACGCATGAAACTAAAAGTTATCACTTGAACGCAGCTGATTCCGAAAAACTGCAATATCCCATTGACATTATAAATGTTCAGGACTTTACGCCAGCAGAAGGCGTAAAATTGGTAGATGGAGTAAATATTAATCCAGAGAGTAACGCCGCCGTACAACAGACATATTTGGCACCTAATGACCAGAACGCAACTCAAGCATCAGAACATGCATATCAGCCAGCGGGTCACCAACCACAAGGTGATGTTCAGCAAGGATCTCAACCTACAATCTCTTCTGAAGAAGTATATCTACCTGGGGTTAATCAGCCATCTGGCGATGACCATTACGTTTCTGAACCAACCGCAGCTGGTGAGCAAGTGTATCTACCAGGGGATCAGCAGCCGCCAAGTGGTGATCAGTATGTCTCTCAACCACTTGCAGCTGCCGCAGAACAGCAACAGCATGTTACAGAGAATACAGAACAGCATCAACCAAATACTTATGATCCAACGGGGGAGTTGGCATCAGAAATCCAAGCATTTGAAGATGAGCAGAACCAAATGTTTTATTCAGAACAGGCAAATTACCAGGATTACAATCAAGATTCAAATATAGTTGATGGTTACAGTGCTGACACGAATTACGATCCCTTAGCCTTATATGGAAGTGTGCAACAGCAGGCTGCATATCCTGTAGAAATTAACGAACATGAAGAAACTTCACAACGGTATGATCCTTGCTACGAGGAACAGTATGCGGCCCGGGAAGCAGACCaaatgtatactgaacaacaGCAATACAGCGAACAACAATATGCCGAACAACAATATAGCGATCAGCAATATCCTGACCAACAACAGTATAGCGATAAGCAATATACTGAACAGCAGCAATATGATGGACAACAATATGGTGAACAACAACAATATGCTGAACAGCAAGGTTATACTGATCAACAACAAGGTGAACCTATCATAGCAACTCTTCAGGAATATGACGAAGCATATACATTACAAGAACAGACCATGGAGCAAATTGAACAACAACTCGATGAGGAACTTAATGTTCCAAGTCAAGGTTCTGTGGGGGATATTGTGGACGAATCTACAATGTACACTCAGAATGAGGGAGTTGCAGCTGAACAACATGTTGAAAACCTGAACCCACAACCTATCACTCCTAAAGTATAA
- the LOC125232564 gene encoding 39S ribosomal protein L9, mitochondrial, producing MLGIRSLLNNIVNAQTVLTQQTRTTFVLKRKWPPPLHKRNSRPTKLRGRHFVYDLVEDTNVVKQPDMKVILNQYVEGVGNAGDVLTLRPNEAYRDYLMPGLAVYFNPKNMELYKVDENKPKTEDTFSSPYVQRTMNCLSRLVLQITMNKREPWTLEPWHVKASFRKAGFVVPEHAITMPPGKINGPDMSLQEKEFYVTVTINKKETVNVRCRIHHWATGLDRLPWVEYHWKKPAEPLFPAQAEVLQNMPLPK from the exons ATGTTAGGAATACGTTCTCTTCTAAACAACATAGTTAATGCGCAGACTGTGCTAACACAGCAAACAAGA ACAACATTTGTGCTGAAGAGGAAATGGCCACCACCATTGCACAAGAGAAATAGCAGACCGACAAAGCTGAGAGGTCGTCACTTCGTGTACGATCTGGTTGAAGACACAAACGTTGTCAAACAGCCTGATATGAAAGTCATTTTGAATCAGTATGTCGAAG GTGTTGGTAATGCAGGAGATGTACTCACCTTAAGACCCAATGAGGCCTACAGAGATTATTTGATGCCAGGTCTAGCAGTGTATTTTAATCCTAAGAACATGGAGCTATACAAAGTTGATGAAAACAAACCTAAAACTGAAGATACTTTCAGTTCTCCCTATGTCCAAAGG ACTATGAACTGCCTTTCCCGGCTGGTTCTACAAATCACAATGAACAAACGAGAACCCTGGACTCTAGAGCCATGGCATGTCAAGGCATCATTTAGAAAGGCAGGCTTTGTGGTCCCCGAACATGCAATCACAATGCCTCCAGGCAAAATTAATGGGCCTGACATGTCTCTCCAAGAAAAGGAATTTTATGTGACTGTTACA ATAaataaaaaagagacagtcaatgTGCGATGCAGAATTCACCACTGGGCTACGGGGCTGGACAGACTCCCCTGGGTAGAGTACCATTGGAAGAAGCCTGCGGAACCACTCTTCCCTGCACAAGCTGAAGTGCTGCAGAACATGCCTCTTCCAAAATAA
- the LOC125232447 gene encoding LOW QUALITY PROTEIN: pre-mRNA-processing factor 39 (The sequence of the model RefSeq protein was modified relative to this genomic sequence to represent the inferred CDS: inserted 2 bases in 2 codons), whose translation MDTDEGPLINENSNGLSHLLTXGEFNSVDAVGVDESSTSNPGFLNAVEFSAGSVGDYLVNNTDGFNTELNSFDVGDNAVTFAGDSLNHVLSDGDSHLSDGYKAVSDTDGDLLGTTAKMDMDNEISEISNDIAEDTLDKTDEDNAIHEIESSNDAAITLDADEGAANVETIKADNEAPTEEEAVKPMEEVEQVTPSTEAEEVVSPKDAAEVEAEKQEVQETAEEAPQTVKELETEETETEEISQKKNTQTTDVEMAAEKSPEVSRGAEETEVVSEDELPAVQKPSVKDAENVSDDELPGPKPAELPADTEVVSEDELPEKKESKESRKRKTDDDKDGYDPGSPTSESESSSKKQAVVKNGESKPVPSEKRPSVDEKPKKKALPELDKYWKVVNDDPTDFTGWTYLLQYVDQESEVEAAREAYDAFLSHYPYCYGYWRKYADYEKRKGSKKKCLEVLERGLKAIPLSVDLWIHYLNHIKATRTEDHAYIKAQYERAIEACGLEFRSDRLWESYIKWEAENGSALNVTNIYDRLLATPTLGYTSHFDNFQEHVMSEPVTGVISRSELVRLRGDVRDAVREAGGAAPQLDLPPGEDEPQDHIASDEEAQAIKERIIAARRKVHKTTGEQVAARWTFEEGIKRPYFHVKPLERCQLKNWKAYLEWEKQHGSLKRALVLHERCLIACALYDEFWMRLIKFLEERIETNPELVAVEREVLERACTVHHLDKPELHLHWAHFEEAHGNAARAAEILDRIEKTCPALVQIQYRRVNLERRRGDYDKCAQLYETYISAAKNKAIASALSIKYARFLQHVRQQPAAARKALDEAVARDPLNQRLHMQRLDLALHTSGTPYEQLEELVSSYEKQEGAELETSAALAWRRRELAEELGSAGAARAAAQHARTLAKHLRKRARKDKHDAPPPPNASTDTKKKEATSSATTTAASSAYYQXPAATTQSYEQSYQPPYQPPWGYQQPGPYHHPPHPHPWPQYPNYY comes from the exons ATGGACACTGATGAGGGCCCTTTGATTAACGAAAATTCAAATGGCCTATCCCATTTGTTGA GAGGGGAGTTCAACAGTGTAGACGCGGTAGGGGTAGACGAGTCGTCCACGTCCAACCCGGGCTTTCTGAATGCCGTCGAGTTTTCTGCAGGGAGCGTTGGAGACTATTTGGTAAACAATACTGATGGCTTCAACACTGAATTGAATTCGTTCGATGTCGGCGACAATGCCGTGACTTTTGCGGGAGACTCTTTGAACCATGTGTTATCGGATGGGGACTCGCATCTGAGCGACGGGTACAAGGCTGTCTCAGACACGGATGGTGATTTATTAGGTACAACAGCAAAAATGGACATGGATAATGAAATAagtgaaatatcaaatgatattgcTGAAGACACATTAGATAAGACTGATGAAGACAATGCAATTCATGAGATAGAGTCGTCAAATGATGCTGCCATCACACTAGATGCAGATGAAGGAGCTGCTAATGTCGAAACAATTAAAGCTGATAATGAAGCGCCTACTGAAGAAGAAGCTGTCAAGCCAATGGAAGAAGTTGAGCAG GTCACCCCATCAACAGAAGCAGAAGAGGTTGTCTCACCAAAAGATGCAGCTGAAGTTGAGGCAGAGAAACAGGAAGTGCAG GAGACTGCAGAAGAAGCACCTCAGACTGTAAAAGAGCTGGAAACTGAG GAAACAGAAACTGAAGAAATTTCACAGAAAAAGAACACACAGACTACAGATGTTGAAATGGCAGCTGAGAAAAGTCCAGAG GTTAGCAGAGGTGCAGAAGAGACTGAAGTGGTGTCGGAAGACGAACTCCCCGCTGTTCAGAAGCCGAGTGTGAAGGATGCCGAAAATGTCTCCGATGATGAACTTCCTGGACCCAAGCCTGCTGAACTTCCTGCTGATACTGAG GTTGTATCGGAGGATGAGCTGCCAGAGAAGAAAGAGTCGAAGGAGTCTCGGAAGCGCAAAACGGACGACGACAAGGACGGCTACGATCCCGGCTCCCCCACCTCTGAAAGCGAGTCCTCCAGCAAGAAGCAAGCTGTTGTCAAG AATGGCGAAAGTAAGCCGGTGCCCTCCGAGAAGCGGCCGTCAGTGGACGAGAAGCCCAAAAAGAAAGCTCTCCCGGAGCTCGACAAGTATTGGAAGGTCGTCAACGATGACCCCACTGACTTCACTGGCTGGACTTATCTGCTGCAATATGTTGATCAAGAG AGCGAAGTGGAGGCCGCGAGAGAGGCCTACGACGCGTTCCTCTCGCACTACCCCTACTGCTACGGCTACTGGCGAAAGTACGCCGACTACGAGAAACGCAAAGGAAGTAAAAAGAAGTGCCTTGAG GTGTTGGAAAGGGGGCTGAAAGCCATCCCACTGTCGGTTGATCTTTGGATACACTACCTCAATCACATTAAAGCCACTAGAACCGAAGATCATGCGTACATTAAGGCGCAGTACGAGAGAGCTATAG AGGCGTGCGGGCTGGAGTTCCGCTCGGACCGTCTGTGGGAGTCGTACATCAAGTGGGAGGCCGAGAACGGCTCCGCGCTCAACGTGACCAACATCTACGACCGCCTGCTGGCCACACCCACCCTCGGATACACTTCGCACTTCGACAA TTTCCAAGAGCACGTGATGTCTGAACCGGTGACGGGCGTGATATCGCGTTCGGAGCTGGTGCGCCTGCGCGGCGACGTGCGCGACGCCGTGCGCGAGGCGGGAGGCGCCGCGCCGCAGCTCGACCTGCCGCCCGGCGAGGACGAGCCGCAGGACCACATC gCTTCAGACGAGGAGGCTCAAGCGATCAAGGAGCGTATAATCGCGGCGCGCCGCAAAGTGCACAAGACCACGGGCGAGCAAGTCGCCGCTCGGTGGACCTTCGAGGAGGGC ATCAAGCGGCCCTACTTCCACGTAAAACCCCTGGAGCGTTGCCAGCTGAAGAACTGGAAGGCGTACCTAGAGTGGGAGAAGCAGCACGGCTCGTTGAAGCGTGCGTTAGTGTTACATGAACGTTGCCTCATCGCCTGTGCACTCTACGACGAATTCTGGATGCGG CTGATAAAATTCCTAGAAGAGCGCATAGAAACGAACCCGGAACTAGTGGCCGTGGAGCGCGAGGTCCTCGAGCGCGCATGCACCGTGCACCACCTCGACAAGCCGGAGCTGCACCTGCACTGGGCGCACTTCGAGGAGGCGCACGGCaacgccgcccgcgccgccgagATACTCGACCGCATCGAGAAGACCTGCCCCGCGCTCGTGCAGATACAGTACAG ACGTGTGAACCTGGAACGTCGCCGTGGGGATTACGACAAGTGCGCGCAGTTATATGAAACTTACATAAGTGCTGCCAAAAATAAG GCTATCGCGTCAGCGCTATCCATCAAATACGCCCGCTTCCTTCAACACGTGCGGCAGCAGCCAGCCGCCGCTCGCAAGGCGCTGGACGAGGCCGTGGCGCGCGACCCGCTCAACCAGCGCCTGCACATGCAGCGCCTCGACCTCGCGCTGCACACGTCCGGCACGCCCTACGAGCAGCTCGAGG AGCTGGTATCCTCGTACGAGAAGCAAGAAGGCGCGGAGCTCGAGACGAGCGCGGCgctggcgtggcggcggcgcgaGCTGGCGGAGGAGCTGGGCtcggcgggcgcggcgcgcgcggcggcgcagcACGCGCGCACGCTGGCCAAGCATCTGCGCAAGCGCGCGCGCAAGGACAAGCACGACGCGCCGCCACCGCCCAA CGCCAGCACCGACACGAAGAAAAAGGAAGCGACCTCTAGTGCGACGACGACGGCGGCCAGCTCCGCCTACTACC ACCCCGCCGCCACCACGCAGTCGTACGAGCAGTCCTACCAGCCGCCCTACCAGCCGCCCTGGGGCTACCAGCAACCCGGCCCCTACCACCACCCGCCGCACCCGCACCCCTGGCCTCAGTACCCCAACTACTACTAG